A single window of Nomascus leucogenys isolate Asia chromosome 18, Asia_NLE_v1, whole genome shotgun sequence DNA harbors:
- the LOC100584176 gene encoding LOW QUALITY PROTEIN: olfactory receptor 13A1 (The sequence of the model RefSeq protein was modified relative to this genomic sequence to represent the inferred CDS: inserted 1 base in 1 codon) has product MKLWMESHLIVPETPPSPRMMSNQTLVTEFILQGFSEHPEYRVLLFSCFLFLYSGALTGNVLIILAITFNPGLHNPMYFFLFSLATMDIICTSSIMPKALVGLVSEETAISYWGCMAQLYFLTWAASSELLLLTVMAYDRYAAICHLLHYSSMMSQVFCSGLATAVWLLCAVNTAIHTGLMLRLDFCGPNVIIHFFCEVPPLLLLSCSSTYVNSVMIVLADAFYGIVNFLMTIASYGFIISSILKVKTAGGRQKDFSTCSSHLTVVCMYYSTIFXAYISPVSGYSTGKSKLAGLLYTVLSPTLNPLIYTLRNKEVKAALRKLFPFFRN; this is encoded by the exons ATGAAGCTGTGGATGGAGAGTCACCTGATAGTCCCAGAAACCCCTCCCAGCCCAAGGATGATGAGTAACCAGACATTGGTAACCGAGTTCATCCTCCAGGGCTTTTCGGAGCACCCAGAATACCGAGTGCTCTTATTCAGCTGTTTCCTCTTCCTCTACTCTGGGGCCCTCACAGGTAATGTCCTCATCATCTTGGCCATCACCTTCAACCCTGGGCTCCACAATCCTATGTACTTTTTCTTGTTCAGCTTGGCTACTATGGACATTATCTGCACCTCTTCCATCATGCCCAAGGCGCTGGTGGGTCTGGTGTCGGAGGAGACAGCCATCTCCTACTGGGGCTGCATGGCCCAGCTCTATTTCCTCACGTGGGCTGCATCCTCAGAGCTGCTGCTCCTCACTGTCATGGCCTATGACCGGTATGCAGCCATCTGCCACCTGCTGCATTACAGCAGCATGATGAGCCAGGTGTTCTGCAGCGGGCTGGCCACAGCCGTGTGGCTGCTCTGCGCTGTCAACACGGCCATCCACACAGGGCTAATGCTGCGCTTGGATTTCTGTGGCCCCAATGtcattatccatttcttctgcgAGGTCCCTCCGCTGCTGCTTCTCTCCTGCAGCTCCACCTACGTCAACAGCGTCATGATTGTCCTGGCGGATGCTTTCTACGGCATAGTGAACTTCCTGATGACCATCGCGTCCTATGGCTTCATCATCTCCAGCATCCTGAAGGTGAAGACTGCCGGGGGGAGGCAGAAAGACTTCTCCACCTGCTCTTCCCACCTCACCGTGGTGTGCATGTATTACAGCACTATCT TAGCCTACATAAGCCCGGTCTCCGGCTACAGCACGGGGAAGAGCAAGTTGGCTGGCCTGCTGTACACCGTGCTGAGTCCTACCCTCAACCCCCTCATCTATACTTTGAGAAACAAGGAGGTCAAAGCAGCCCTCAGGAAGCTTTTCCCTTTCTTCAGAAATTAA